One Paenibacillus sp. FSL H7-0737 DNA segment encodes these proteins:
- the proC gene encoding pyrroline-5-carboxylate reductase yields the protein MTQEKIHFIGGGQMAEAIIRACISNNTLSVDQISVSDINEARLQFLSTKYGIDTKSSQEQSLSTADLIVVAVRPQDDLTTLGQIVQQFASPTAVIVSIVAGVTNVQLAGYFGAERSIIRVIPNTLTDTGYGYSGVALNAYASRDQVEHFLLGFGKVQYLDETFMDIFTGFSVAGPNYIYYFIESFVDAGVLAGLPREQAWNVALENLMGSVAMLQQTGLHPRQLLDINNSPGGVGMHGLYELNNSDFAAGLQRSVLAAVKRTTELGVK from the coding sequence GTGACACAAGAAAAGATTCATTTTATCGGTGGAGGACAGATGGCGGAGGCGATCATTCGCGCATGTATATCCAACAACACCCTGTCGGTAGATCAAATTAGTGTATCTGACATTAATGAAGCTCGTCTTCAGTTTTTGAGTACCAAATACGGAATAGATACGAAGAGCTCACAGGAACAAAGCCTATCTACTGCAGATCTGATTGTGGTTGCGGTGCGTCCACAGGATGATTTAACTACACTTGGACAAATCGTACAACAATTCGCTTCACCTACCGCAGTCATCGTATCGATTGTGGCAGGTGTGACGAATGTCCAATTAGCTGGTTATTTTGGAGCTGAGAGGTCCATTATCCGTGTCATTCCAAATACATTGACGGATACAGGCTACGGATATAGCGGTGTAGCATTAAATGCTTACGCTAGCCGTGATCAAGTGGAGCATTTCTTACTCGGATTTGGTAAAGTGCAATATCTGGATGAGACATTCATGGATATTTTCACTGGATTTAGTGTGGCTGGCCCCAACTATATTTATTATTTCATTGAGTCTTTTGTAGATGCAGGTGTGCTTGCCGGATTGCCGCGTGAGCAAGCCTGGAATGTTGCACTGGAGAATTTGATGGGATCGGTAGCTATGCTGCAGCAGACAGGGCTGCATCCAAGACAGCTGCTTGATATTAATAATTCACCTGGCGGAGTTGGGATGCATGGCTTGTACGAATTAAATAACAGTGATTTCGCAGCAGGTCTGCAAAGAAGTGTTCTGGCAGCTGTGAAGCGTACTACTGAGCTAGGAGTGAAGTAA
- a CDS encoding LysR family transcriptional regulator encodes MFNLEWYRIFWQTARHRNLTKAAGELHITQPSVSYAIKQMEEALGLKLFHRLSKGVELTEEGRALFEYVEQSFSMLDSAQKHLESLKQLNEGEIRIGASDYLIKHLLLPQLNTFHSTYPGIRIRLSHGKTPDITKRLKDGEIDCAFVHMPLHDPLLNIQKLAVLEDCFVVGEAYQELASRSLTMREVSELPLILFSQGSSTRVFVEQWFATKGLSVIPDIELGSIELLAEFARLGYGAAFISRSFVQEDLHSGKLHELKLEDPLLPRSIGFAVRRDRKLSVAAEQFVQMIGARLSEGL; translated from the coding sequence ATGTTCAACTTGGAGTGGTATCGTATTTTCTGGCAAACGGCACGTCATCGAAATTTAACAAAAGCTGCAGGGGAACTACATATTACACAGCCTTCTGTGAGTTATGCCATTAAACAAATGGAAGAAGCCTTAGGACTGAAGCTATTTCACAGGCTGTCCAAAGGTGTAGAGCTTACAGAAGAAGGACGAGCGCTATTTGAATATGTGGAGCAATCCTTTTCCATGCTGGATTCTGCACAGAAGCATCTGGAGAGCTTGAAGCAGTTAAATGAGGGAGAAATACGAATCGGAGCCAGTGATTATCTGATCAAGCACCTTTTGTTGCCGCAGTTGAATACCTTTCATAGCACATACCCAGGTATACGAATTCGTCTCTCTCATGGGAAGACACCAGACATCACTAAGCGTTTAAAAGATGGTGAGATCGACTGCGCCTTTGTCCATATGCCGCTTCACGATCCACTGCTAAATATACAGAAGCTGGCTGTGTTAGAGGATTGTTTTGTAGTAGGTGAAGCCTATCAAGAATTAGCTAGTCGTTCACTAACCATGAGAGAAGTGTCAGAGCTGCCTTTAATCCTATTTTCTCAAGGGAGCAGCACTAGAGTATTTGTTGAACAATGGTTTGCGACTAAGGGATTATCGGTAATTCCAGATATTGAATTAGGGAGTATAGAATTGCTAGCAGAGTTCGCCAGATTAGGGTATGGGGCAGCTTTTATCAGCCGTTCTTTCGTGCAAGAGGATCTTCACAGTGGAAAGCTTCATGAGTTGAAGTTAGAAGATCCGCTTTTACCTCGCAGTATAGGTTTTGCAGTACGACGGGATCGAAAGCTGTCTGTTGCGGCTGAGCAATTTGTTCAGATGATTGGGGCACGGCTATCTGAGGGTTTATAA
- a CDS encoding VOC family protein, which translates to MATVKWDHLVHYVNDLSKPVEIFRAHDLVAFKGGSHKDWGTYNALSYFGLTYLEFLSIENLELAKATEHNLVVKDAVKLLPEHEVLSRVVIRTDDIEEVAASLKAAGLSLSPIIDGKRLDNEGRLIEWRMMTIGGDFQGLVYPFIIQWSGTDAERLERLSSSGVIQPHPAGHVEIVRSVFHVSDPAATAKHWGSIFGLPVAESGDGTFKLAIGDKSFAFVQGDENQFKQVIFETDSLALKGKTVQIGDGEYVFV; encoded by the coding sequence ATGGCAACAGTGAAATGGGATCACTTAGTACACTACGTCAATGATCTGTCTAAACCGGTTGAAATCTTTAGAGCCCATGATTTGGTTGCTTTTAAGGGAGGTTCTCATAAAGATTGGGGAACCTATAACGCATTAAGTTATTTCGGGCTAACCTATCTCGAATTTCTGAGCATTGAGAATCTTGAGCTGGCAAAGGCAACTGAACATAATCTAGTGGTGAAAGACGCTGTAAAACTTCTGCCGGAGCATGAAGTCTTAAGCAGAGTAGTCATCCGGACAGATGATATTGAAGAAGTAGCGGCTTCCCTGAAAGCAGCGGGTTTATCACTATCTCCAATCATCGATGGGAAGCGTCTAGATAACGAGGGAAGATTAATCGAGTGGCGCATGATGACTATCGGTGGTGACTTTCAAGGCCTAGTCTATCCGTTCATCATTCAATGGAGCGGGACAGATGCAGAGAGGTTAGAAAGATTATCATCGTCTGGAGTCATCCAGCCTCATCCTGCAGGTCATGTTGAAATCGTGCGCTCTGTATTCCATGTCTCCGATCCTGCAGCTACCGCTAAACACTGGGGATCGATATTCGGACTGCCTGTAGCAGAGTCAGGGGACGGTACCTTCAAACTTGCGATAGGAGATAAGTCTTTTGCTTTCGTGCAAGGGGATGAGAACCAGTTCAAGCAGGTGATTTTTGAGACTGATTCGTTAGCGCTGAAAGGGAAGACGGTTCAGATCGGTGACGGGGAGTATGTTTTTGTATAA
- a CDS encoding uroporphyrinogen decarboxylase family protein, with the protein MSEWSKQDRFKAILSGEKADRPIVSGWRHFIDKEQTADDLAQTTISFTKQYDWDWVKINPRATYLAEAWGNQYDFTDYQTVFPRQQTTAIPSAVNLWDIEVKKAVHTASLAEHLESVRKIRQGLPDTPLIQTVFSPLTVLLFIVGRSAYVTKTVFGIEHPVTLESLFKEHRAAAHHALHAISLTLADYVQELQQVGSDGLFYAVTGTAHPGLFDEVMFDEFSRPYDSIVLEAASYGKNILHTCGAYAQPEKFNDYRIDGISWDTVAEGNPGLEADLKATKVGGVDHGLFAVNDIAQIKQQAKEALTLMKDQPFILSPNCAIPLNVTDEALAQLKQSIFE; encoded by the coding sequence ATGAGTGAATGGAGCAAGCAAGATCGATTTAAAGCGATATTATCTGGAGAAAAGGCAGATCGCCCAATTGTAAGTGGTTGGCGACATTTTATCGACAAAGAACAAACTGCAGATGATTTAGCGCAAACTACGATTTCTTTTACGAAACAATATGATTGGGACTGGGTCAAGATCAATCCTAGAGCAACTTATTTGGCGGAAGCTTGGGGCAATCAATATGATTTTACGGATTATCAGACTGTATTTCCAAGGCAGCAAACAACAGCAATTCCATCAGCGGTTAATCTATGGGATATCGAAGTTAAAAAGGCGGTGCATACAGCTTCCTTGGCAGAACACTTAGAGAGTGTTAGAAAAATTCGTCAAGGACTACCTGATACCCCACTAATCCAAACGGTATTCTCTCCATTGACTGTATTGCTATTTATTGTAGGACGTTCTGCTTATGTTACAAAAACAGTGTTTGGCATTGAGCATCCGGTAACTTTGGAGTCGTTATTTAAGGAGCATCGTGCGGCAGCGCACCATGCGTTACATGCGATTTCATTAACCTTAGCCGATTATGTACAAGAGCTGCAGCAAGTGGGTTCTGACGGTTTGTTCTACGCTGTGACAGGCACCGCTCACCCAGGATTATTTGATGAAGTCATGTTTGACGAGTTCTCCAGACCTTATGACTCTATTGTCTTAGAAGCTGCAAGCTACGGCAAAAACATTCTTCATACTTGTGGGGCTTATGCCCAGCCTGAGAAATTTAATGATTATCGAATTGATGGGATCAGCTGGGATACTGTAGCCGAGGGGAACCCTGGTTTAGAGGCGGATCTTAAAGCTACTAAAGTAGGTGGCGTCGATCATGGGCTGTTCGCTGTAAACGATATCGCACAAATTAAGCAGCAGGCTAAAGAAGCACTGACATTAATGAAAGACCAGCCTTTTATTCTTTCTCCAAATTGCGCTATCCCGCTTAATGTGACGGATGAGGCGTTAGCACAACTAAAACAATCTATATTTGAATAG
- the aroA gene encoding 3-phosphoshikimate 1-carboxyvinyltransferase, with amino-acid sequence MESNQPDLEARSPWSTNSDKHIVKISPAKAVINGTITISGSKSLTNRALVIAALADGRSEIKGILRSDDSYWCIESLKKLGIPVVIEEETAVVDGCGGNWPNPTGELYVGAAGTVARFLPAALAAGTGTWTMNGSKRLCERPLAPLLDALTTLSAQFEYKQAERCLPFTLEAKGLQGGKATLPGSTSSQFISGLLLAAPYAKKPVTVYIDGEVVQRDYVEMTLTMMASFGVTPEASKDGQSITVPTGKYQGQAITLEPDVSTCCYFWAVAALTAGRVRIEGINASETSQPDIEFLDVLEVMGCTVVRGENFVEVQGVPRLKGGFTVSMKKWSDQTLTMAAMAIFADGPITLKDAAHIRHHECDRISAICEEISKLGIHVEEFEDGLTVYPGQPLPALLNSHDDHRMAMALSLIGLKIENIQIIDPGCVSKTCPDYFDRLSALGVQVQY; translated from the coding sequence GTGGAATCCAATCAACCGGACTTAGAAGCACGTTCTCCATGGTCAACGAATAGCGATAAACACATAGTGAAGATTAGCCCAGCGAAAGCGGTAATCAATGGAACGATAACCATATCAGGAAGCAAAAGTCTGACGAATCGGGCCTTGGTAATCGCTGCTTTAGCTGATGGACGTTCAGAAATAAAGGGAATATTAAGAAGTGATGACTCTTACTGGTGTATTGAATCATTAAAGAAACTGGGGATTCCCGTTGTGATAGAAGAAGAGACAGCTGTTGTTGATGGATGTGGCGGCAACTGGCCGAATCCGACTGGTGAGCTATATGTAGGAGCGGCTGGTACGGTTGCGAGATTCTTACCCGCTGCACTCGCGGCAGGGACTGGCACTTGGACAATGAATGGAAGTAAACGACTTTGTGAGCGACCACTCGCCCCATTACTCGACGCATTAACGACCCTGAGTGCACAATTTGAGTATAAACAAGCCGAGCGTTGTTTACCTTTTACATTAGAGGCAAAAGGTCTGCAAGGAGGAAAGGCAACGCTGCCCGGCTCCACTTCAAGTCAATTTATAAGTGGATTATTGCTAGCCGCACCGTATGCCAAAAAACCGGTAACCGTGTATATTGATGGAGAAGTTGTGCAAAGAGATTATGTCGAGATGACCCTTACCATGATGGCCTCCTTTGGTGTAACACCAGAAGCGTCTAAGGACGGTCAATCAATAACGGTTCCTACAGGAAAGTATCAGGGACAAGCGATCACTTTAGAGCCTGATGTATCCACATGCTGTTACTTCTGGGCGGTAGCTGCGCTTACGGCAGGACGTGTACGAATTGAAGGGATTAATGCTAGCGAGACAAGTCAACCTGATATCGAGTTTTTAGACGTTCTGGAGGTAATGGGCTGTACCGTTGTTCGTGGGGAGAACTTTGTTGAAGTACAAGGTGTCCCACGGCTTAAGGGTGGATTCACAGTGAGTATGAAGAAGTGGTCGGATCAAACACTAACAATGGCTGCTATGGCTATTTTTGCAGATGGTCCAATCACTCTAAAGGATGCTGCACATATCAGACATCATGAATGTGATCGGATATCCGCGATATGCGAGGAAATAAGTAAGCTCGGAATACATGTGGAAGAGTTTGAGGATGGTCTAACGGTATATCCGGGTCAGCCACTCCCAGCTTTACTAAATTCTCATGACGATCATCGGATGGCTATGGCGCTTTCATTAATCGGCTTGAAGATTGAGAATATTCAGATTATCGACCCTGGTTGTGTCTCCAAGACCTGTCCAGATTATTTTGACCGTTTGTCAGCGTTAGGCGTACAGGTCCAATACTAA
- a CDS encoding helix-turn-helix domain-containing protein — protein MSRQRSMENILASEYVSIGELVRITNSRYSTLKHYTEEGMLPFEQAEENLTRRYKREETVARILWIKEMKTNGLSIPQIKEALGMN, from the coding sequence ATGTCTAGACAACGTTCCATGGAGAATATTTTGGCTTCAGAGTATGTATCTATAGGTGAATTGGTAAGAATCACAAACTCTCGTTATAGTACACTCAAACATTACACAGAAGAAGGCATGCTTCCCTTTGAACAGGCCGAGGAGAATTTAACACGCAGATATAAAAGAGAGGAAACCGTCGCACGCATTCTTTGGATCAAAGAGATGAAAACAAACGGTTTATCTATCCCGCAAATTAAAGAAGCTCTAGGAATGAATTAA
- a CDS encoding methionine ABC transporter ATP-binding protein, whose amino-acid sequence MIELKQVSKTFTRKGITIDALKGIDLKVDKGDIFGVIGYSGAGKSTLIRLVNYLERPTEGQVFVAGRDLGTYNDKELRAAKKNIGMIFQHFNLLESKKVFDNVAIPLVLLKKNKNEIRQRVQELLEFVGLSDKAGSYPSELSGGQKQRVGIARALASNPSILLCDEATSALDPQTTHSILQLLKKINAEYNITVMIITHEMSVIQEICNKVAVMEEGRIIEQGSVLDVFGSPKHKTTQNFVKTVIQNSITPSVQKSIKTEPGSVLYKLNFVGESASEPILFEMIRSFDMKVNILFANTTEIQETTLGTVIIQCSGDTAEINNALSFLKRHGVGVEEVESNVFDHINR is encoded by the coding sequence ATGATTGAACTAAAGCAGGTTTCCAAAACGTTCACTCGGAAAGGAATCACGATTGATGCTCTTAAAGGGATCGATTTAAAGGTCGATAAAGGCGATATCTTTGGCGTTATCGGCTATAGTGGTGCGGGGAAAAGTACATTAATTCGTTTAGTCAATTATTTGGAAAGACCTACAGAAGGACAGGTCTTCGTTGCTGGGCGTGATTTAGGAACGTATAACGATAAAGAGTTACGGGCGGCTAAGAAGAATATCGGCATGATTTTTCAACATTTTAATCTATTAGAATCTAAAAAAGTATTTGATAATGTAGCGATTCCTCTAGTTCTCTTAAAAAAGAATAAGAATGAAATCCGCCAGCGTGTACAAGAGTTGCTAGAGTTTGTTGGATTAAGTGACAAAGCAGGGAGTTACCCTAGTGAATTGTCAGGTGGACAGAAGCAGCGGGTCGGGATTGCCAGAGCGCTTGCCTCGAATCCATCCATCCTATTATGTGATGAAGCGACTTCTGCCTTAGATCCACAGACAACACATTCTATTTTACAGCTATTGAAAAAAATCAATGCAGAGTACAACATTACTGTGATGATCATTACACATGAAATGTCTGTCATTCAAGAGATTTGCAACAAGGTGGCAGTGATGGAAGAGGGCCGAATTATTGAGCAAGGAAGCGTTCTAGATGTATTCGGTAGTCCGAAGCATAAGACGACACAGAATTTTGTGAAGACGGTTATTCAAAATAGCATTACGCCAAGCGTCCAAAAATCCATCAAAACAGAACCCGGAAGTGTTCTTTATAAACTTAATTTTGTTGGAGAAAGCGCCTCTGAGCCTATCCTGTTCGAGATGATTCGATCCTTCGATATGAAGGTCAATATTTTATTTGCGAACACGACCGAGATTCAGGAAACGACACTGGGTACAGTGATTATTCAATGCAGTGGAGATACAGCTGAGATTAACAATGCGTTATCTTTCTTAAAACGTCATGGAGTCGGTGTAGAGGAGGTAGAATCTAATGTTTTCGACCACATTAACAGGTGA
- a CDS encoding methionine ABC transporter permease has protein sequence MFSTTLTGDQFLQAIIETIQMVGVSLFVGSLIGIPFGILLVITRPGGVLENKALYAILNPIINIIRSLPFIILLVAIVPFTRLIVHTSIGTSAAIVPLIIYIAPYIGRLVENSLLEVNPGILEAAEAMGATPFQVIWYFLLPEAVGSLILSLTTATIGLIGATAMAGTVGGGGVGDLAIVYGYQRFDTVVVVATVVILIILVQGIQSLGNTLARKIRRY, from the coding sequence ATGTTTTCGACCACATTAACAGGTGATCAATTTCTGCAGGCGATTATTGAAACGATTCAGATGGTTGGCGTCTCCTTGTTTGTTGGCTCATTGATAGGGATACCCTTTGGGATATTGCTTGTAATCACTCGTCCTGGTGGGGTTTTGGAGAACAAAGCGCTTTACGCCATACTAAATCCGATCATCAACATTATACGCTCTCTGCCTTTTATTATTTTACTTGTAGCGATTGTACCTTTCACACGTTTGATTGTTCATACTTCGATTGGGACAAGCGCAGCGATCGTACCTTTAATTATCTACATCGCACCTTATATTGGCCGTTTAGTAGAGAACTCCCTGCTTGAAGTGAACCCGGGAATTCTCGAAGCTGCTGAAGCGATGGGGGCAACGCCATTTCAAGTGATATGGTACTTTTTATTGCCAGAGGCAGTTGGATCATTAATCCTGTCTTTGACAACGGCGACGATCGGGTTGATCGGTGCAACTGCAATGGCTGGAACGGTAGGGGGCGGCGGTGTCGGCGACTTGGCGATTGTATATGGATATCAACGTTTTGATACGGTTGTCGTGGTAGCTACTGTTGTTATTCTCATTATTTTAGTGCAAGGCATTCAATCTTTAGGCAACACGCTAGCAAGAAAAATTCGCCGTTATTAG
- a CDS encoding class I SAM-dependent methyltransferase, whose amino-acid sequence MEYLNMLAKLGVGNAHPGGFTATLKQFEQYPLPPASRILEVGCGTGRTSCYLAAQGHDVIGIDIHPDMISKAKIRAEKENSLIQFLVGDASSLPFPNESFDVILVESVSIFTDTEKAFSEYYRVLRTGGKLFDREMIQYKPMSTEINQVISTFYHVENLWDFNKWSALVNTMGFYHSQIDGPFLFPKSSEDLTEHPDHYQQMDTDSFLDHTIWEVISKYNSIMDRYHEYIGFILVIGTK is encoded by the coding sequence ATGGAATATTTGAATATGCTTGCTAAATTAGGTGTTGGAAATGCTCATCCTGGAGGGTTTACTGCAACTTTAAAGCAGTTTGAACAATATCCGCTACCACCTGCTTCCCGAATCCTTGAAGTTGGTTGTGGCACTGGCAGAACATCTTGTTATTTAGCTGCACAAGGTCATGATGTAATAGGTATAGATATTCACCCAGATATGATCTCAAAAGCAAAAATACGGGCTGAAAAAGAGAATTCTTTAATTCAATTCTTAGTAGGTGACGCAAGTTCGCTTCCTTTTCCTAACGAGTCATTTGATGTGATTCTTGTTGAGTCTGTATCCATTTTCACTGATACAGAAAAGGCATTTTCGGAATATTATAGGGTTTTGCGGACTGGAGGCAAGCTTTTTGATAGAGAAATGATTCAATATAAACCTATGTCTACAGAAATCAATCAAGTGATTAGTACATTTTATCATGTTGAGAATCTATGGGACTTTAATAAATGGTCAGCATTAGTAAACACTATGGGATTTTATCATTCACAGATAGATGGTCCCTTCTTGTTTCCTAAATCAAGTGAGGATCTTACAGAGCATCCAGACCATTATCAACAAATGGATACTGATTCCTTTCTTGACCATACGATTTGGGAAGTGATCAGTAAGTACAACAGTATAATGGACCGTTATCATGAATACATCGGATTTATTCTCGTTATTGGAACGAAATAA
- a CDS encoding MetQ/NlpA family ABC transporter substrate-binding protein, protein MKKLIVVLMIGVLAVLTACGNNQSDNSGDKKKLTIGFGVGTYEEQFRQSILPILEKQGYSVEIKSFSQNMQVNPAMKEGSIDASIFQSTAYMEAINKEIKADMVGIAYAPGAPQGLYSVNHTTLDDVKDGTTVAVPNDPVNQERALRILEELGWIKIKDGAGVADFNINSMEPDKYNIDIKILDPAQILVSLQDVDYGVVNGNYIANSDRKITDALKIENTPMEHRIIVSVNKKDENTQWAKDLKAAYESKEFEEYIRGIEKYDGFILPEAWDNN, encoded by the coding sequence ATGAAAAAGTTGATAGTAGTGTTGATGATAGGGGTTCTAGCGGTGTTGACGGCTTGCGGGAATAATCAATCCGATAATTCTGGAGATAAGAAGAAGCTTACCATTGGATTTGGTGTGGGAACCTATGAGGAGCAATTCCGCCAATCGATCCTTCCGATCCTAGAGAAACAAGGCTATAGCGTTGAAATTAAGTCCTTTTCGCAAAACATGCAGGTCAATCCTGCGATGAAGGAAGGCTCCATTGACGCAAGTATCTTCCAAAGCACAGCATACATGGAGGCAATTAACAAAGAAATCAAAGCAGACATGGTAGGAATTGCTTATGCGCCTGGTGCACCACAAGGTCTTTATTCCGTAAATCATACTACACTTGACGATGTTAAAGATGGTACAACCGTAGCTGTTCCGAATGATCCGGTGAACCAGGAGCGTGCACTGCGTATCCTGGAAGAATTGGGTTGGATCAAGATTAAAGATGGCGCAGGCGTAGCTGATTTTAACATCAACAGCATGGAACCGGATAAATATAACATTGATATTAAAATATTGGACCCTGCTCAAATCCTAGTTTCACTGCAAGATGTTGATTACGGCGTTGTAAACGGGAATTATATTGCTAATTCAGACAGAAAGATTACGGATGCCTTGAAAATCGAAAATACACCTATGGAACACAGAATTATCGTATCGGTTAATAAAAAGGATGAAAATACACAGTGGGCGAAAGACTTGAAAGCAGCTTATGAATCTAAAGAGTTCGAAGAATATATTCGTGGAATAGAGAAATATGATGGTTTCATTCTGCCTGAAGCATGGGACAACAATTAA
- a CDS encoding YjcZ family sporulation protein — MSGGVGGRFTSTGEILVLYILLVIILSACFFV; from the coding sequence ATGAGCGGTGGAGTTGGAGGCAGATTTACTTCTACTGGAGAAATTTTGGTTCTTTATATCTTATTGGTAATTATATTATCTGCTTGTTTCTTTGTATAA
- the aroC gene encoding chorismate synthase, which yields MAGNTFGEVFKITTFGESHGVSVGVIVDGVTPGVEINEAYIQKQMDRRKPGQSSVTTPRKEYDVVHIQSGVFEGKTTGTPLFVVLQNHDMRPEAYSEIQDAFRPGHADFTYLEKYGIRDHRGSGRASGRETAARVAGGAIARKLLERRGVQVVAYTQEIGGIRCESFDEGVIEQNAVRACDPIAADKMIKKIEGLAEIGDSCGGIVECRIRGVVPGLGEPVFDKLDAELAKAMLSIGAVKGIEFGAGFEAATMLGSEHNDARNSDGFLTNHSGGIIGGISTGQEIVFRISVKPTSSISVPQQTTNIKGEEQEIRTEGRHDPCICPRIVPVVEAMACLVLEDQYKRQAAMLG from the coding sequence ATGGCAGGAAATACATTCGGTGAAGTGTTCAAAATTACAACCTTCGGTGAGTCACATGGTGTGTCGGTAGGGGTCATAGTGGATGGTGTAACACCAGGCGTCGAGATTAACGAAGCGTATATACAGAAACAGATGGATCGGAGAAAACCGGGCCAATCTTCAGTGACTACTCCTCGTAAAGAATATGATGTTGTCCACATACAATCTGGAGTATTTGAGGGAAAAACAACAGGTACACCGCTCTTTGTAGTTCTTCAAAACCACGATATGAGACCAGAAGCGTACAGCGAGATCCAGGACGCTTTTCGTCCGGGCCATGCCGATTTTACTTATTTAGAGAAATACGGCATTCGGGATCATCGCGGTAGCGGACGTGCTTCAGGTAGAGAAACTGCGGCAAGAGTGGCCGGAGGTGCGATAGCTCGTAAGTTGTTAGAGAGAAGAGGCGTACAGGTAGTAGCGTACACACAAGAAATCGGAGGCATAAGATGTGAATCCTTCGATGAGGGTGTGATTGAACAAAACGCTGTCCGTGCCTGTGATCCAATTGCAGCTGACAAAATGATTAAAAAAATTGAGGGGTTAGCCGAGATTGGGGATAGCTGTGGTGGCATTGTAGAATGCCGTATTCGTGGCGTGGTTCCGGGTCTTGGAGAGCCGGTCTTTGATAAATTGGATGCAGAGCTGGCGAAAGCTATGCTGTCCATTGGCGCTGTTAAAGGGATAGAATTTGGAGCTGGCTTCGAAGCAGCAACGATGCTGGGGAGTGAGCATAATGATGCGAGGAATAGCGATGGTTTTCTAACTAATCATTCCGGAGGAATCATCGGGGGGATTAGCACAGGACAAGAAATAGTATTTCGGATCAGTGTAAAGCCTACTTCGTCCATCTCTGTGCCACAGCAAACGACTAACATCAAAGGGGAAGAACAAGAGATACGCACCGAAGGCAGACATGATCCATGTATTTGTCCGAGAATCGTACCTGTCGTAGAGGCTATGGCTTGTTTAGTGTTAGAGGATCAGTACAAACGACAAGCCGCTATGCTTGGATAA